A stretch of the Aegilops tauschii subsp. strangulata cultivar AL8/78 chromosome 4, Aet v6.0, whole genome shotgun sequence genome encodes the following:
- the LOC109737364 gene encoding cyclin-J18-like: MEMVEDAAAASGWPGSSRRSHLLQFLLHASNRLDLRPIVKYSVLSFFDGRFLPALPRKMGFCGARSGRAVRSWLIEPLRDSNLELFALVAVWIASKIHEMRPLSVKSLKALSDRIIADQHFTCRDFADAELVFMEVVDYNVGCSNIAFIYLEELLIQFREISKLGDLLSMDVCMEILDVLYETEDTSWLFDFPCPLAASTLVTAYVMSVPKQTWEFPILPWVRFTTSYAEEEIMKIVMTILMHVLKPDEIKEKNKREFSI, encoded by the exons atggaaatggtggaggacgCGGCGGCGGCAAGCGGGTGGCCTGGTTCCTCCCGCCGCAGCCACCTCCTCCAGTTCCTCCTCCATGCCTCCAAC CGGCTCGACCTCCGGCCTATCGTCAAGTACTCCGTGCTCTCGTTCTTCGATGGGCGCTTCCTCCCCGCGCTTCCGAG GAAGATGGGGTTCTGCGGCGCACGAAGTGGGCGGGCCGTCAGGTCGTGGCTGATCGAGCCCCTGAGGGACAGCAACCTGGAGCTCTTCGCGCTTGTCGCGGTGTGGATCGCCAGCAAG ATCCATGAGATGAGGCCACTGTCGGTGAAGAGCCTCAAGGCGCTCAGCGACCGCATCATCGCCGACCAGCATTTCACATGCCGTGATTTCGCCGATGCT GAGCTGGTGTTCATGGAG GTAGTGGATTATAATGTTGGGTGTTCCAACATTGCTTTCATATACCTGGAGGAGCTTCTCATTCAGTTCAG GGAAATATCAAAGTTGGGTGATCTTTTAAGTATGGATGTGTGCATGGAAATTTTGGATGTTCTTTACGAGACCGAAGATACCTCATGGCTTTTCGACTTTCCCTGTCCACTTGCTGCTTCAACTCTT GTTACTGCATATGTTATGTCAGTTCCTAAGCAGACATGGGAGTTTCCAATCCTTCCTTGGG TCCGGTTTACCACGTCATATGCTGAAGAAGAGATCATGAAGATTGTTATGACAATTCTCATGCATGTACTCAAACCGGATGAAATCAAAGAGAAGAACAAGAGAGAGTTCAGTATATGA